CTGATTTATTTGAAATGATGTAAAACAAtcatttaataacaataaaaaaaattacttttattatgACAGGCAGTGCAAAAAAGTAATTGACTGATATTTTTAATTCCAAAGTTCTCACCCATGTATCACCCGGTTTACCCACAATGCAGTTCAACAAATGTTTAACgagctgcaaaaaataaaaacttttttttcagttgtatttaattttttcttgCAAAATCTCAAAGGAAGCAGATGATTTGAAGAAACATCCCAACATACACCAAAAGTATGACAAGTGAGCCAAGATTAGTTTAGTGACAGTTTAGAGCGTTGCACGTGAGCTACACTGATAACATTATGACTACCTCATTGTTTCtacattcattatattttttttcagccCCATTGAGAACATAGGCCccttttagttttatatttaccGACTAtattccttctgtttctctgcatacttttttactttttactctggcatggtggtggtgtgttagtgtgtgcttgTACAGGTGgctcagatgcagcagtgctgctggagtttttaaacactgtattcccCCCTGTGTTCAttctttttattactttttagtattttttactatttagtTGCTTCACTTTGTAGAAGTAAAGTCAAAaacagaagctctaaatctgttcCTGCACAGTTTAGGTTAGTCaacctctagtccttcatcagtgtttACAGGACGCTGCCCTCAGGAAGCTGCTCACAAGACAGACTAAcgcaccaccaccatgataatacTTGCTTCGTGGTGGTCCTGTGGAGTCCGGATCATTTAAGAACAGTGTAAaacaaggataataaagtatgcagaaaaataaaaggaCTACTGTCTGTAGTTATAGAATTATAGAATCATATTTGCTCAGTGGGCCTGAGAAAAGGGATGATGGGTAAAttaacaaggaggtggtcataatgtaagACTTAATCGGTGTATGAAGCCTGCAAATATAAAGAAGCAAATGTCAGGCACTAAACTGATCTtggatttatttctatttaaacattttttttttttgcttttctgtgAATTTGCTCAATCTGTAATTGTGACATCATGCTCATTAACATTTATTCAACACACATGCAGAAAACTAAAAATCAGCCAATAAAGAGACAGAACAGTTGACAAATGTAATCTAGATCCGACAATGTTTgaaaacacatttaattcacatttaggcctgtcatgataactattTATATTCGGACAATAGATTTGTTTtgacaataattaaaataaacaatattattttcattttaagaacatcttttgttattaaaataatgataatgcaAAAGTTTTTAgccaggaaaaataaataaaaaaatatgttgcaaccatatattgtacaaaatataatatagttattgtgacaggcctactcacAATTGAATCCTTAAGCTTAGAATCATGGTGTTTGTAGTATAGCAATATTCTATTCATCCATATACaacacatatacatataacatACAACACTCAAGCCCCCTTTGCACATATgctaacacacaaatacacacacatttaatgtCACTGTcgtgcaaaaaccttgtatttccaAAATAGCTTTACAGCCAAACTTTACAGGGGAAGGAAAAACCTTAATTCTTAATTTTTAGTGGACgtcaatttggagcatttctccaatgcatcagtacatttattatggCATTTCAAAACAATGCAAGGGACATGAACCAGATTATGTAAAAGgtgaaaaacagtaaaatagaCAGTAAAATGGACATAAAAGGTTTTTGCTGGACAGTGACGATAAGCTGCCTTCCAAAAGAACAGTTCAGGGGTTTAAATCCTGGACTAGTTTCCATACAGACTCTTCATTTAGAGAGTACACTTGGAATCAAATCTAGTACCTCCTAAAAAAAACAGGACCAATGCTTAGACTAGAGTAGCAATGCCATTTAGGAGTACTCTCTAAATGAAACTTTACCAGTTCATACTCGTTTGAAGCAAATAGCTTATCAAATATTCTAAAACTGCTCAACATATATGCTGTAAGACACACTGTCGAAACTATACAACCTTTAAAAGTAGCAGATTGGGCCCATTTGGTACATTTTGGCACATTTTCAAGTTCTAAAAGTGACAATTTGACCTGTTTTAGTCCCAAGTTTTATAATTCatctatgtactgtatataaaccaGGAGTTTGGTATATATTGTACAGTGACGAATACCCTTCAGATAAGCTGGAGGTATGACAGTTGGTTTAGGAGCTACTTacgctgacatgccaaaagttatgatCATAATCACACTGTAAacaaatgttaaatgcctgcccAACTTCAGAAACATCAGGCCTCAATCCAACTCTCATTTTATAATTTccctggccttgccatgagcactggccagtgttcaacctcactcacatgataacacctcatcTCACAACAGATACGAGCGTTCTTAAGCACTGAGGTCCCCTAggataacacttcatgatcaatttacacaccGCTATCCCATCATACCTTTCAGCATGTCAGCATAAGATAGCATAAGAGATCTAGCAcatataattaaaacaaaaaaaacaaacaaacaaaaaataccgGACAAGCACAAATAAGGGCGAAACCAATcccattacaaataaaatacctCTATTCTCACAGGAGAGACAATTTAGAACAAGTACTTCATTGTCTACACAACTCTGGTACCCCAAAACAAAtggaataaatatataacaataataaaatacatttattaaagacTGTACACAGCAAATAAGGCTTTAAATCTGGATTTAAAACCAAATTTGCAAGAGATTAAAGTGGAGGGAAGGTTAAAACTGAGGAATGATGACCTCCCACCACAGTGTGAACGGTGCAATATATTAGTAGAGCgcaaacttttaacattttaaaccttTGAGCGTTTGACTCGtaagcaataaaacaaacaaaaaaaaaaaacaaaaaaaaacaacaacccagAACTGACATGTCTGTACTGAGATAAAAGGCAATATTTCTGAAACGCAAACTGAGCAGGAATTAGAAGAATCAGAAGATTAAAAGGCATGAGATTTTTAGTCTGTGAGACTAAAGATgggtaaagataaaaaaaaataaagaaggaaaaaaaaatcttattaaataCTGGATAAGGCAAATGGTACTTTTAAAGAGGGAACtctgccatttttttatttctgcaaaatTAAGTCTTTAAGATATAAACAGTCATTCAATGTGGTAGTTTGGGTGTGGGATGATTCCATTATTAATAAATTCATAGTAATATATTTCTTATAGTGGAGCTGAATGGAACCAGGCATTGGTCACATGATTACAGCACACCTATTGcctatttcatattatttaatatactatataaacCCACCAGTGGACAATACATCTTATGTACACCAAACCCTCTTTTATTTTACgctataataatttaataatgcaGGAATAAAACAAACTGATGGAGCACCCCTTTTAACCATGTTAAAGACCCAATCTATTCATGCCAACAATAACCTGAAATTTGTAGTTCTTTTCAGTGAATGACTACTATAAATAAGTCTAAAAAGAACTACAAATTCCAGTGATAACTGATTATCCAGCGCTGCACATACATACCCGATCAACGTCCTGTCACTGCACCCCAAAGACATGCTGCAAATACACAActgcaaataaactaaaaaaataaacaaccttCCTGAACTCCTGAACATACAACTGGTCTATTCTCCTGAGCGCACGAACCTCGTCAGTTACAATTCAAACCTCTACGCAAATAATACACGACTTAGCGAAAGAAACCCTCGGCTTTACATctgcattaaaacaattaagacaattaaaacagaaaagaagaaaaaaaaacaagattaggTAATAGATAgttattacaaataaattaaatggcCACCTAAAGCTTAAGGAGGCGGAGCTTTAGGACAGCCCAAGTGCTGGTAAAATCTGTGTAAGACAGCGTGAAGCTGTAGCCCTTTTAACATGATGAAGCAGGAAGTGCTGAAGGTAGAGAAATCAGAAACAGAAATATCTCCACAATGCTTCTGCTTCACTGAGAGAGAGGCATCATGCTTGGATTAGTCAATAGGGCTGCATGATCATGTATCACTTGGTACATCATTACTGTGACTCTGCAGTAGGCTCTGATCAAAGGATCCTCTAAACTGTCTCTCACTGCAGTGTATTGTGTCCCTTTGGGCTGAGAACGTCTTGACCAATCACAGttccagaaaaaaaaagtgtttcggTGAGTATTCTGATCCGTCAAGACATAAATGGGACCCAAATCATTGTGGTCAGGCTAGTTTTGAACCACTTGTTAAGTGTAACATAATATAACTGcaattagagctgggcaatatgacgatattttatagtttttcttgatattttcattttcattttttgtatcaaaaatattcttaatcttaacatttaaacatatcaaAGATACAAtcaatgcttaaagaacactgaaccCAGAACCCACTGAAGTCCAGAATAATTGGATGAAggacagaacattttaaataaaagtgaAGTTTAAAGATCTGCCGAGATCTACTGATGCACTTTGACTGAGATCATGTGTATCatgataaatataatataataattataatagtttTATCATATCGCCCAGGCCTAACTGCAATACATCCCAATATGGAATTTGGTCCATATGGTGCAGCCCTATCTGTAAAAAGTGCCTGATGTTCCAAAAGTTCCAGCAAGGATGCAGTTGCTAAAGCAGGTGCGAAAGAACAAGAGTGCTAAGAGACTTTATCtgcaccatctctctctctctctcttttttctgtctttctatctccCTCACCCACTCTCAGAATTCCAGTGGGCCGAGGTCGCCGAAGTCGCAGTCGAAGAGTTCGCTGATGCCCTCGTGGTCCTCCAGTCCGAAGTGGTAGTCCTGGCTGTGGGGAGGAGATAAGCTGATGAAGCTGTCTATAGGCAGGCCAAAGCTGTCCCCACCTGTACCTCCAGAAGTGGCCCGATCCAGTAAGAAGTCCGACGAACCCAACACTGGAAGATCGAAATCAGGCATCTCACAAATACCAGAGAAGGGGTCCAGGAATGACTCTGAGAAAACAAGGAGAAAGAgtgaggcccaatcccatttcacccctctgttttgcgtgtgcacgCCAAGGCAtgggggtgtcccgattcttgttagacCGGAGGAGTAGCGTGACGGGATAGGACATTTCTAATGCCTTATTAACTGTCTAAGACAGacataaggcatttaaaagctggagCATGTTAAACTCCACTGattgtgatctgtgtggtgtttaGAGTCTTTGGCTTGAGTGTAGAGTCGACTGATTGAGTGAATCTACTCACAAACCAATGATCATGTTTGTGAGTAAAAACTGAGAAATTAAGCAGTAAATGAGTCACAGAAACTTACTGTAAAAGAAACCTTGAAAGGGTGTTAATTATTGAGTGTTTTTCACAATGGATGAATTACAGATCTTTACCAGAGAGTAAGGACACTGTAATTTTTAGAAATGGTAGGACTTTTTCTAGCCAAATATATGCTTTATgctgatataagtgatgcaaagtgatacaattgatctgtaatacaccacattaggcactaatggtaaaatttaaataattgaattaagatatacatgtaatgccatctagtggctttttttggtagcagcagtgtgcactattaaaacagcaacatatgtgcaacataacaaaagaaatagtaaaaaaatacagggacagtcatgtacaaaataatagaacaattagagccttaacaaactgaactcctttctactataacagttaaacatgaaaaataagactcagtccctgagaatgacaaggtttttttttaataaagatatattattaactttatctgagagaaagatgctccttagggtaacaaaactattaacatatttgagactagacaaaacaactgttatttttatattttcaattttttcTTTTTGACTTCAGTGCTCGAGACCATGCCATAATTTAGatcgattttgataaaatatcgaaatcgtgacacccctaatgttgAGGCATTCTTGGGTAATTTAGCTGTGAAAACGACAGCGTGCGCTTTTAGTGTCACACTCCTAATTGACACTAGCTTCGGCTTTCCCCCAGTCACTGTGTTGTTtgtatctctctgtgtgtgtgtgtgtgtggcaagcGTGCAGAAGGAAGGTCATTCTACGGGAACTACGGGATCCCAAAGGGATTTTcttaaaaacacattgtccttaacttTAAATTCTAATAAATTGATAAAATCTATTTATCGCCCAGTCTCCACATTAGATTAAACAAATCGCATTGTTCTATTATCACTGTGTGAACACAAATCCCTGATCTTTTCAAGTCTTACAGATGCTCCTAGATACACATGAATACATATTCAGCTGTAATGAGACTTGTCATTTTGATCACTAACCTGTCTCTCCACTCAGAGGAAGAGGCGAGGCGCTGGGCAGAGTAGACGGAGTCGATGCTGCATCTTGTGCTGCTGTTGAGGACGTCTGAGGAGGGCTGGGACTGGACGACTTGGCTGGACTACAATCTGTTACAGGACTACAAACCCCAGAACTGTCCTCTGGACACAGGAAGACGTCGATGGGACCATTGGAGCTCTTTAGAGAGATCTGATAGCCCTGGTGACGCAAAAATAACTGCTGATTACATTCAAGCATTAGGTTGGTGATAACGGTTTTCCAGAAAGTCTTGCCCAAAGATTTGCACTGGTGTAGTGTGGTGCACTTATCCACTACGCTGTTCAAACCACCATATATAGTTTTAAATGTAACAGGGTAGAGCTAGAgtgcaaaaacattttaaatttgtttttagtACCTCAGTGGGCTCTGTGACGGTCATCTGAGTCTCGGGAGGGGCTCTGATCACCATGACGATTTGATCTGGGGGGTCCACCGTGTTCCGCAGGTCCTGACACCTCACGTAGCTCAGCGTAGCTTCAAGTTAAAGAGAATGCTGCAGACAGGGATGTGTGCTATTTACCTACACAAAGGCTCTTAAAAAGTAGCTAGAAAGGGCTTTTGAGCGATGCCACAGAAGGTCTTTTATTTATCAGACATACATATCTCTTAGCAAACAGTTCTTCTGTAGTATCACTGCAAAAACCCTTTATAGCATCTCTGTTTTAGGGAGTGCAAACAGCTATAAAGGATATTTCTTGTTGCTGGAGTCCTCTGTCAGCAGTCTGAGCTGGAGACTGCACTTGTTGAGGAGTTCATCCAGCTTTTCTTCAGCTTCAGACAGTTCAGAAACCTCCCTCTGCAGCTCCTGATATCGCGCCACTGATTCCCCGTCAATACGATTCCCcctaaaacaacacaaacacaaagtggCTTCAGAGCAAAGATACCACCCTCTAATGCTTATGTGTTTTTTCAGTCACTACATAAACTAAAATAGTTAACTAGGATATTTCTGTTCATTCTCTAAAATAATCAAATACATCCTAGCAATATTAGCAATGCACCGattatttggcaactaaaaataTTTATCTCAAAAAggtcaaaaaagcaaaaagaagaaaaaaaaatgaaaccaaacagaggaacatttttaagtatatagaGCAGGCAGTAATGaaccaaaaacatggagatcaggtaaattgaatactctgaattgatctgatgtgtatgtgtaaggtgtgtggtatgtatgtaagcttgtgtgtgtaagtgtgtaagtgtgtgtgtaaatgtatgtatgactgtgcccagatatggatgggcactctgtcctgggtaaatgctgtagtgcccgatgcactcctccaggtggacggttgagagtacgctgtgcgctattggctgccgcttctcactggtatgtggatgagtgctgatgtgtaatgtgcttgtgtgtaaaacgtgtaaattgtaaagtgtccttgggtttctagaaagacgCTATATAAgtttaacttcattcattcattcataaacaGGGTCACAATGGGAGCCAAGAAACTCTCTACTCACATAAATTAGATGAAATACAGTGTTCAGTGTTCACCATTGCTCTGTATTGGTTTACTACggttatttatttttcacaatcTGACTGTTTTCTAGCTGTAAGATACAACCTCTACAGGATCTGGATAGTaatgctagcttagctaacttaacttaatttgttggtttgtttgctgggatattaaaaagTGTCAaagaatatacatttatatacacaatacttttcaaattgtattttttttattgttttttttttctttgaaaagcaagacagaaaTACTTGTAGACTATTTCGTTTAtccaatggtaaaaaaaatgtggaGATCAGAAGAGCACAGATGAAGGTTACTCACAGCCACTGAATGTGATTCTTCGACTTCTTGGAGATGAGGTGGATGCCCTCCAGCACATTGGTGATGTCGTAGATTCGACGCTTCTGGACATCCAACACCTGTGAGGCCCAGTTCAGGTCCACCACCCCGTCCGCAGACTGGGCCAGCAGGTCCAGAAAGCGCTTGGTGGTGAGGTTCAGTGATGTGTCGTAGCGAGATTTTTCTGTGTACAATTTAGGAAAGAAAAGCAGAAGAATTTGATGTAAAACAGCTGTTTTGTTATGTATTAAGATGAGAAAGGCAGGTTAAGACAGGAGCTCTTTGCAGATTTTTGCTGTAGGAAGGTATGTTTACCTCTGGGAATGGGAGTGGCTGGGGGGGCTGGAATTTGTGACGGTGGTCCATTACTGC
The Astyanax mexicanus isolate ESR-SI-001 chromosome 13, AstMex3_surface, whole genome shotgun sequence DNA segment above includes these coding regions:
- the e2f1 gene encoding transcription factor E2F1 — its product is MSKTFISGHTSEDLLADFESLLNSGSIDLSAEHQIVIISTPGGVELHPAATHSAGGDILLFATPQTTPAPLEEIRRPALGRPPVKRKLDLDSDHQYLSSNGPPSQIPAPPATPIPREKSRYDTSLNLTTKRFLDLLAQSADGVVDLNWASQVLDVQKRRIYDITNVLEGIHLISKKSKNHIQWLGNRIDGESVARYQELQREVSELSEAEEKLDELLNKCSLQLRLLTEDSSNKKLSYVRCQDLRNTVDPPDQIVMVIRAPPETQMTVTEPTEGYQISLKSSNGPIDVFLCPEDSSGVCSPVTDCSPAKSSSPSPPQTSSTAAQDAASTPSTLPSASPLPLSGETESFLDPFSGICEMPDFDLPVLGSSDFLLDRATSGGTGGDSFGLPIDSFISLSPPHSQDYHFGLEDHEGISELFDCDFGDLGPLEF